The following coding sequences are from one Candidatus Polarisedimenticolia bacterium window:
- a CDS encoding DDE-type integrase/transposase/recombinase, translating into MSALSRWMRRWKEDRMTLRPRGRPVEDLDRETRADILGVFSLMGPHASLAALRDLFPQVARAELDHLLERCRSVYRRRRRWLVHTLRWTRPGTVWAMDFTEPPAPIDGQYRYLLLVRDLASGRQMLAMPCEGEGARVVVDALRMLFEHEGRPLVIKMDNGSAFLSWEVGTLLREHRVFALFSPPGTPAYNGSVEAGIGSLEVRAFYQSARHDRTGQWTCDDVAAARRQANDTAHPWGLGGPTPEAAWEARTPITENDARLFRSAYDHHRERECAERQIPSWKLRSHWLRASIDRVALSRALIERGYLLIRSRRVTPPITLHYAGRIS; encoded by the coding sequence TTGTCGGCGCTCTCGCGCTGGATGCGTCGCTGGAAAGAGGACCGCATGACGTTGAGGCCGCGCGGCCGGCCGGTCGAGGACCTCGACCGCGAGACCCGCGCGGACATCCTGGGGGTCTTCTCGCTGATGGGGCCGCACGCCAGCCTGGCGGCCCTGCGGGACCTGTTCCCCCAGGTAGCCCGGGCCGAACTCGACCATCTCCTCGAGCGTTGCCGGTCGGTGTACCGGCGACGCAGGCGGTGGCTCGTTCATACCCTGCGCTGGACCCGTCCCGGCACGGTGTGGGCCATGGACTTCACCGAACCGCCCGCGCCGATCGACGGACAGTATCGCTATCTGCTTCTGGTGCGTGACCTGGCCAGCGGCCGGCAGATGCTGGCCATGCCGTGCGAGGGCGAGGGCGCCCGGGTCGTCGTGGACGCGTTGCGCATGCTCTTCGAGCACGAGGGCCGGCCCCTGGTGATCAAGATGGACAACGGATCCGCCTTCCTCTCGTGGGAGGTCGGGACGTTGCTCCGGGAACACCGCGTGTTCGCCCTGTTCTCTCCTCCGGGCACGCCGGCCTACAACGGGAGTGTCGAGGCCGGTATCGGCTCGCTCGAGGTGCGCGCCTTCTACCAGTCGGCGCGACACGACCGGACCGGGCAATGGACCTGCGATGATGTCGCCGCTGCGCGTCGCCAGGCGAACGACACGGCACACCCTTGGGGACTGGGCGGCCCCACGCCCGAGGCGGCGTGGGAAGCCCGCACTCCCATCACCGAAAACGATGCACGGCTGTTCCGCTCGGCGTATGATCACCACAGAGAACGCGAATGCGCCGAGCGCCAGATCCCTTCATGGAAGCTTCGTTCACACTGGCTCCGGGCGTCCATCGACCGCGTCGCCCTCAGCCGTGCCTTGATCGAACGCGGTTATCTACTCATCCGAAGCAGGCGCGTTACTCCACCGATTACGCTCCATTATGCGGGACGAATATCATGA